A DNA window from Candidatus Rokuibacteriota bacterium contains the following coding sequences:
- a CDS encoding caspase family protein: protein MDHESIGLAGLVSGGKGVSRVVVTLNGVEVSRLEERTPQSALPVNLPIKLREGQNTLVVTATEADGRIHQEVRTVHYEKLVPLSVAFRYPEDRSRVSEEASVVAAVITSSKGVAKVSVILNGVEVHQQSERTPQKSLVVTAPLTLREGANAIVVTAAEPDGTLRQEIRTVIYDPPKVAVAVPPPPAPPTRDRWAVVIGAGRYESPEIPQLRYTVPDAEAIYQILTGPAGFKKEHVLLLTDKTEKKPTLRNIKWALGTFLARSAKKDDTVLIFFAGHGAPEVDQRGVERDGFAKYLVPIDAEPDDLYSTALPMDELQTVFARNEAERVVVFLDTCYSGAAGGRTFASKKTRATSVDDQFLERLTRSKGRAIITASRPAEVSIELPELGHGIFTYYLVQALKGAGDLNRDGIVSLQELYEYVEQQVTQKSRAVGGNQHPVMKGELEGVLPLVKVSGR, encoded by the coding sequence GTGGACCACGAGAGCATCGGGTTGGCCGGGCTGGTGTCGGGCGGCAAGGGAGTCAGTCGCGTGGTTGTCACGCTTAATGGCGTGGAGGTCTCGCGCCTGGAGGAGCGGACTCCGCAGTCTGCCCTGCCGGTGAACCTCCCCATCAAGCTCCGCGAGGGCCAGAACACGCTCGTCGTCACGGCCACCGAGGCGGACGGGCGGATCCACCAGGAGGTCCGCACGGTCCACTACGAGAAGCTCGTGCCTCTCAGCGTGGCTTTCCGTTATCCCGAGGACCGGTCACGCGTGAGCGAGGAGGCCAGCGTGGTGGCCGCGGTGATCACCTCGAGCAAGGGGGTAGCGAAGGTCAGCGTGATCCTGAACGGAGTGGAGGTGCATCAGCAGAGCGAGCGCACTCCCCAGAAGTCCCTGGTCGTGACCGCGCCGCTTACGCTTCGGGAGGGGGCCAACGCCATTGTAGTCACCGCCGCCGAGCCCGACGGCACCCTTCGCCAGGAGATTCGCACGGTCATTTACGACCCGCCGAAGGTGGCAGTAGCCGTGCCGCCGCCCCCAGCGCCACCCACCAGGGACCGCTGGGCGGTGGTGATCGGGGCGGGGCGCTACGAGAGTCCGGAAATCCCCCAGCTCCGCTACACGGTGCCGGATGCCGAGGCGATCTACCAGATTCTGACCGGGCCGGCGGGCTTCAAGAAGGAGCACGTGCTGCTCCTGACGGACAAGACGGAGAAGAAGCCCACGCTCCGAAACATCAAGTGGGCGCTCGGGACCTTCCTGGCGCGGTCGGCGAAGAAGGACGACACCGTGCTGATCTTCTTTGCGGGGCACGGCGCGCCGGAGGTGGACCAGCGGGGAGTCGAGCGCGATGGCTTCGCCAAGTACCTGGTCCCTATTGACGCGGAGCCGGACGATCTGTACTCCACGGCGCTGCCGATGGATGAGCTGCAGACTGTCTTCGCCCGCAACGAGGCCGAGCGGGTGGTAGTTTTCCTGGATACCTGTTACAGCGGGGCAGCGGGGGGGCGGACGTTCGCCTCGAAGAAGACGCGGGCGACGAGCGTGGATGACCAGTTCCTGGAGCGGCTGACGCGCTCGAAGGGGCGGGCCATTATCACTGCCTCACGGCCGGCGGAGGTCTCCATCGAGCTGCCTGAGCTGGGGCACGGCATCTTCACCTACTACCTGGTCCAGGCACTCAAAGGGGCAGGCGACCTGAACCGGGACGGGATCGTGTCGCTGCAGGAGCTGTACGAGTACGTCGAGCAGCAGGTTACGCAGAAGTCGCGGGCGGTGGGGGGGAACCAGCACCCGGTGATGAAGGGGGAGCTGGAAGGAGTCCTGCCGCTGGTGAAGGTGAGCGGGCGCTAG